A single window of Thalassomonas viridans DNA harbors:
- a CDS encoding uroporphyrinogen-III synthase, whose translation MTSSKLKVLITRPQEKGRVLAQKLNKLGIAASHQPLFSYQPLADQSAIQQTLALAPNPVLIFVSVAAVEYAHVTWPLKHWRHHSVIAVGTATQKALQQYGLEQVICPGQHNSEGVLALPALADVNGREIIIVRGDGGRELMAETLTRRGAKVNYLESYQRIWLSLPKDIPQQWRAEQVNCIVLTSNALLERIMDLLAPLDEFWQKNCLYIVASKRIADKARALGFHRVINARGAGDQAITDTLLNL comes from the coding sequence ATGACCAGCAGTAAACTCAAGGTACTGATCACGCGGCCGCAGGAAAAAGGCCGCGTATTGGCGCAAAAATTAAATAAACTTGGCATTGCCGCCAGCCACCAGCCGCTCTTTTCTTACCAGCCACTGGCCGACCAGTCCGCCATTCAACAAACCTTAGCCTTAGCCCCGAATCCTGTGCTCATTTTTGTCAGTGTTGCCGCCGTTGAATATGCCCATGTAACCTGGCCGCTAAAGCACTGGCGGCACCATAGCGTCATAGCCGTAGGTACCGCTACCCAAAAAGCACTGCAGCAATACGGCCTGGAGCAGGTTATCTGTCCCGGGCAGCACAACAGTGAAGGGGTGCTGGCCCTGCCGGCACTGGCTGACGTCAACGGGCGGGAAATCATTATTGTCCGCGGGGACGGCGGCAGGGAACTGATGGCGGAAACCTTAACCCGGCGCGGGGCTAAAGTGAATTATCTTGAATCTTATCAAAGGATTTGGCTATCATTGCCCAAGGATATCCCGCAGCAATGGCGGGCGGAGCAGGTTAACTGCATAGTGCTCACCAGCAATGCCCTGCTGGAGCGCATCATGGACTTACTGGCGCCGCTTGATGAATTCTGGCAAAAAAACTGTTTATATATAGTCGCCAGCAAGCGCATTGCCGATAAGGCCAGGGCATTGGGCTTTCACCGGGTGATCAATGCCCGCGGGGCCGGTGACCAAGCCATTACCGACACATTACTCAACCTATGA
- the hemC gene encoding hydroxymethylbilane synthase, with the protein MKTTKVRIATRKSALALWQAEYVKARLEHFHPQITVELVPMTTKGDIILDTPLAKVGGKGLFVKELEVAMLEKRADIAVHSMKDVPVDFPPGLGLEVICPREDPRDAFVSNKYARLDELPQGAVVGTSSLRRQCQLKELRPDLDIRDLRGNVNTRLRKLDDGEYDAIILAAAGLLRLEMAERISEYIEPEVMLPANGQGAVGIECRTDDEDIKALLAPLEDLATRQRVLAERAMNKALEGGCQVPIGSYAVIQDNRLYLRGLVGAVDGSKIIRSELTGSLEQGEALGEQLAQALLSQGAAEILKQVYDQQ; encoded by the coding sequence ATGAAAACAACCAAGGTTCGCATCGCGACACGTAAAAGTGCGCTGGCATTGTGGCAGGCGGAATATGTAAAAGCCCGTCTGGAACATTTTCATCCGCAAATCACGGTTGAACTGGTGCCTATGACCACCAAGGGCGACATTATCCTGGATACCCCGCTGGCCAAAGTCGGCGGCAAAGGCCTGTTTGTCAAAGAGCTGGAAGTGGCCATGCTGGAAAAGCGCGCCGATATCGCCGTGCATTCCATGAAGGACGTGCCGGTAGACTTTCCTCCCGGTTTGGGGCTGGAAGTCATCTGCCCGCGGGAAGATCCCCGCGATGCCTTTGTTTCCAATAAATACGCCAGGCTGGATGAATTGCCACAGGGCGCCGTAGTCGGCACCTCAAGCCTGCGCCGCCAGTGCCAGCTGAAAGAGTTGCGCCCCGACCTGGATATCCGGGATCTGCGCGGCAACGTCAACACCCGGTTAAGGAAACTCGACGACGGCGAATATGACGCCATCATTTTAGCCGCCGCCGGTTTACTGCGCCTGGAAATGGCGGAGCGCATCAGCGAATATATCGAACCTGAAGTCATGCTGCCCGCCAACGGTCAGGGGGCGGTCGGCATAGAATGCCGCACCGACGATGAAGACATCAAGGCCTTGCTGGCGCCGCTGGAAGATTTGGCCACGCGCCAGCGGGTGCTGGCAGAGCGCGCCATGAACAAAGCCCTGGAAGGGGGCTGCCAGGTACCCATCGGCAGTTATGCGGTGATTCAGGACAACCGGCTGTACCTGCGGGGCCTGGTGGGCGCCGTCGACGGCAGCAAAATCATCCGCAGCGAACTGACAGGTTCCCTTGAGCAGGGAGAAGCCTTAGGCGAGCAGCTTGCCCAAGCTCTGTTATCACAGGGGGCGGCAGAAATTTTAAAGCAGGTTTATGACCAGCAGTAA
- the cyaY gene encoding iron donor protein CyaY encodes MNDSQYNLIADELLLAVEEAIEDCGYDIDYEGASGILTLTFKNGSKIILNKQAPLHEIWVATKFNGHHFAYQDKLWRDKRAGDEFWQFLSAAVSKQADADITLSE; translated from the coding sequence ATGAATGATAGCCAGTATAATTTAATCGCAGACGAACTGTTACTCGCCGTTGAAGAGGCAATCGAGGACTGCGGTTATGATATAGATTATGAAGGGGCCAGCGGAATATTAACCCTGACCTTCAAAAATGGCAGCAAAATAATTCTCAATAAACAAGCGCCGTTACACGAAATTTGGGTCGCCACCAAATTCAATGGCCATCACTTCGCCTACCAGGACAAGCTATGGCGGGATAAAAGGGCCGGAGACGAGTTCTGGCAATTTTTATCCGCCGCCGTCAGCAAACAGGCAGATGCCGATATCACCTTATCCGAATAA
- the lptM gene encoding LPS translocon maturation chaperone LptM: MSMQINKKLLFGGLFSLLLLTACGNKGPLYQTPPQEEQKAETRTGEQDTATPQQEK, from the coding sequence ATGAGCATGCAAATAAATAAAAAGTTACTATTCGGCGGTCTTTTTTCACTTTTGCTATTAACCGCCTGTGGTAACAAAGGTCCTTTGTACCAGACGCCGCCCCAGGAAGAGCAAAAGGCCGAAACCCGCACCGGTGAGCAGGACACCGCAACCCCTCAACAGGAAAAATAA
- the lysA gene encoding diaminopimelate decarboxylase, with protein sequence MDYFTRKENTLFAEECRVADLAKTYGTPLYIYSRATIERHWHAFDDAAGDQPHLICYAVKANSNLAILNLLARLGSGFDIVSKGELARVLAAGGDAAKVVFSGVGKKSDEIRYALEQGIYCFNVESAPELARINRVAGELGVKAPVSLRVNPDVDAGTHPYISTGLKENKFGISIGDAEALYVKADQMPHLEVKGIDCHIGSQLTELTPFLDALDRVLVLINKLAAKGITLSHLDVGGGLGVCYRDETPPHPKEYARALAEKLAGYDLTLLYEPGRAIMANAGILVTEVEYLKTNQGRHFAIVDGAMNDLLRPSLYQSWQEIIPVEQRRDVDELSYDVVGPVCETGDFLGKGRLLAIKAGDLLAVRSAGAYGFTMSSNYNSRPRAAEVLADKDTCHLIRKRESLAQLWQGESILP encoded by the coding sequence GTGGATTACTTTACCCGGAAAGAGAATACCTTGTTTGCGGAAGAGTGCCGGGTAGCGGATCTGGCGAAAACTTACGGCACGCCGCTGTATATCTATTCCCGCGCCACCATAGAAAGGCACTGGCATGCCTTTGACGATGCCGCGGGCGACCAGCCGCACCTTATCTGTTACGCGGTCAAGGCCAATTCCAACCTGGCGATCTTAAACCTGTTGGCCCGGTTGGGGTCCGGGTTTGATATAGTTTCCAAGGGGGAGCTTGCCCGGGTATTGGCCGCCGGCGGCGATGCCGCCAAAGTGGTGTTTTCCGGGGTGGGGAAAAAATCCGATGAAATCCGCTATGCCCTGGAGCAGGGCATCTATTGCTTTAATGTCGAGTCGGCGCCGGAGCTGGCGCGCATTAACCGGGTCGCCGGTGAACTGGGGGTCAAAGCCCCTGTGTCCCTGCGGGTAAATCCGGATGTTGATGCCGGCACCCATCCTTATATTTCCACCGGTTTAAAAGAGAATAAGTTCGGCATCAGTATCGGGGATGCCGAGGCCTTATATGTAAAGGCAGATCAGATGCCGCATCTTGAAGTCAAAGGCATAGATTGCCATATCGGCTCCCAGCTGACGGAACTGACGCCGTTTCTCGATGCCCTGGACCGGGTGCTGGTGCTGATCAATAAACTGGCGGCTAAGGGAATAACCCTGTCTCACCTTGATGTCGGCGGCGGTTTAGGCGTGTGTTACCGGGATGAAACCCCGCCCCACCCGAAAGAATATGCCAGGGCGCTGGCGGAAAAACTTGCCGGTTATGACCTGACCCTGCTGTATGAGCCGGGACGGGCGATCATGGCCAATGCCGGCATTTTAGTGACCGAGGTGGAGTATTTAAAAACCAACCAGGGACGGCACTTTGCCATAGTGGACGGGGCTATGAACGATTTGCTCCGTCCGTCCCTTTACCAGTCCTGGCAGGAGATCATACCTGTGGAACAACGCCGGGATGTGGATGAACTAAGCTATGATGTAGTGGGACCTGTGTGTGAAACCGGGGATTTTCTCGGCAAGGGGCGTCTCCTGGCAATCAAGGCGGGCGACCTGCTGGCGGTACGTTCTGCCGGCGCTTATGGCTTTACCATGAGCTCCAACTATAATAGCCGGCCAAGGGCGGCGGAAGTGCTGGCGGATAAAGACACCTGCCACCTGATCCGCAAACGGGAAAGCCTGGCGCAGCTTTGGCAGGGCGAAAGTATATTGCCTTAA
- the dapF gene encoding diaminopimelate epimerase, giving the protein MLFNFSKMHGLGNDFLVLDNVTQNVFLSNDQIRQLADRHFGVGFDQLLVVEPPYDPDLDFHYRIFNADGSEVGQCGNGARCFARFVRMKGLINKTKIRVSTQMGKMTLFVERDGKISVNMPAPQFEPAQIPFKAQKVEGTYILRSENETVLCGVVSMGNPHCVLTVDSVKEAQVETLGYELSNHERFPKQTNVGFMEVVSPDYIKLRVYERGAGETLACGSGACAAVVIGQMQKKLAKQVTVELPGGKLKIYWKGPGSPVKMSGPAVHVFDGQLNL; this is encoded by the coding sequence ATGTTATTCAATTTTTCCAAAATGCATGGTTTAGGTAATGATTTCCTGGTTTTGGATAATGTTACACAAAATGTATTCCTCTCGAATGATCAAATCAGGCAGCTGGCGGATCGCCATTTCGGCGTCGGCTTTGACCAGCTGCTGGTGGTGGAGCCTCCCTATGATCCCGACTTAGATTTCCATTACCGCATCTTTAATGCCGACGGCAGCGAAGTGGGACAATGCGGTAACGGCGCCCGCTGTTTTGCCCGTTTTGTGCGTATGAAAGGCTTGATCAATAAAACCAAGATCCGCGTATCCACCCAGATGGGAAAAATGACCCTGTTTGTCGAGCGGGACGGCAAGATTTCGGTGAATATGCCGGCGCCTCAGTTTGAGCCGGCGCAGATCCCCTTTAAAGCGCAGAAAGTGGAAGGCACTTATATTTTGCGCAGTGAAAACGAAACCGTGTTATGTGGCGTGGTTTCTATGGGCAATCCCCATTGCGTCTTGACGGTGGACTCGGTTAAAGAGGCCCAGGTTGAAACCTTAGGCTATGAATTATCCAACCACGAAAGATTCCCGAAACAGACCAATGTCGGTTTTATGGAAGTGGTTTCTCCCGATTATATCAAGCTGCGTGTCTATGAGCGCGGCGCCGGAGAAACCCTGGCCTGCGGCAGCGGCGCCTGCGCCGCCGTCGTGATCGGGCAAATGCAAAAAAAATTAGCAAAACAGGTAACCGTAGAATTACCTGGCGGCAAGTTGAAGATTTACTGGAAAGGCCCGGGCAGCCCGGTGAAAATGTCCGGCCCCGCGGTACACGTTTTTGATGGACAATTAAATTTATGA